From Aliamphritea hakodatensis:
TCGGCTGAGCGATGGTCTGGCTGTTACTCTTATCGATTTCAGTTTTACTGTTCTTCTGTGAAGAGGTACTCTCCTGCAGCACAACCGTAATAATGTCGCCAACACGGTGGGCACGGCCATCACCGTACAGATTAATGTTGGTTGCACTGCTAAAGATCGAACCGTTTACCGATTTAGGTGCCTGTAACGTCTGTGGCCGGATCGGCGCAAAGTGCGGGTTATCCGGCTTAGGCGGAGTATTCACACAACCGGTAAGCACCAGAACAAAACCGACCAGACTAAGAACCTTATTCATAATATTCACCCGGATACGCTTATAGCTGCTGCGTCACGAAGGACAGCATCTCATCAGCCGTTGAAATTACTTTAGAATTCACTTCATAGGCCCGCTGAGTCGTAATCAGATTCACCAGCTCTTCCACCGCGTTCACATTGGAACCTTCTAACGAGCCTTGCAACAGCGCACCGGTTCCCCCTTCACCCGGGTTATTCAGAATAGGCGCACCACTGGCATTGGTTTCCAAAAACATGTTCTGACCAATGGCTTCAAGACCCGCCGGATTGACGAAATCCGCCAACTGAATCTGGCCGATATTCTGTGCCGCGGTATTACCTGCGGTAACCACGGTTACCTGACCATCCTGACCGATCGTCAGCGTCTGCACTTCCGCCGGCAAGGTTATGCCGGGCTGCAATAAGAACCCTTCAGCGGTGACTAACTCGTTATCAGAGTTGATCTGCCACTGGCCGTGACGGGTATAACCAGTTTCACCGGTTGGCAGCGTGACAGGGAAAAATCCCCGGCGGCCATTAATTGCCACATCAAAGGCATCACCGGTGTTTTCGATAGAACCTTCCTGGAATAGCTTCTGCGTGCCAACGACCCGAACGCCGGTTCCCAGCTGCAGACCGGAAGGCAACTGAGACCCTTCCGCTGACTCAGCACCGGGCTGACGCTGGGTCTGATACATCAGATCTTCAAATACAGCTCTGTCGCGCTTGAAACCAACAGTACTCACGTTCGCCAGGTTGTTGGAAATAACCCGCAATGATGTATCCTGCGCCGACAAACCTGTTTTCGCTACAAATAACGCACTGTTCATTTTTTACCTCTCTAAACAGCTTATACACTGCTGTTTCTTATTCTTAGCCAGGAAGCCCGGTATGCTTACCAAACACCACTGATTAACGGTTATTACTGCAACTGCAAGATACGTGCCGCCGCTGTAGAATTTTCTTCTGCTGTTTTCATCATTTTTACCTGCATCTCATACTGTCTGGACAGGGATATGATAGAGGTCAGCTCAGAAACAGAATTTACATTGCTCGTTTCCAGAAAACCGGAAACGACTTTGACATCATTTGCCGGCGGCAAAGGCACAGGATTGCCGGTACGCATAAACGAATCCGTGCCTTTAAATAATGTACCGGGCTCAGGGTTAACCAGCTTAATACGGTCAACAACAGCCAGCGCCTCTGGCCCTTCACCTAAAGGCTGAACGGTAATGGTGCCATCTCCGCCAATATCCAGCTTTTCAAATGCAGGCAACGTAATCGGGATACCGCCGTTCCCCATAACAGGAACACCACCGACAGTTACCAGTTGATTTTGCTCGTTGATAGCAAACTCGCCAGACCGGGTATAGACTTCTTCGCCGTTGGCGTTGATCACTGCGAACCAGCCGTCCCCTTCAATGGCGACATCCAGGTCCCGCCCTGTTGGCGTCAGCACCCCGGATGCGATATCCGTTGCAGGCCGCTCACTCATGGCATATACCCGGGACGGCAAACCTTCCCCGTACACAGGCATCGCCCGCGCCTGAGCCAAATCAGTTTTAAAGCCGGTCGTATTTACGTTAGCAAGGTTATTTGAGTGCGCATGCTGTGAGCGCATATTTTCCCGCGCGCCACTCATGGCAAGATACAGCACTTTATCCATTACTCTTCTCTCTACGTATCAGCTCAAGCGGAAATGCTTTGCCGCTTTTTCAATACTTAACAGAAAGCAATTAGTGTGCCAAAAACCAAAAACACAAATACCCGGCAGGTTAAAAACCGGCCGGGTATTAAAAAGACAACAGTGAAGTTAGATCTGAAGTATCGC
This genomic window contains:
- the flgG gene encoding flagellar basal-body rod protein FlgG, translated to MNSALFVAKTGLSAQDTSLRVISNNLANVSTVGFKRDRAVFEDLMYQTQRQPGAESAEGSQLPSGLQLGTGVRVVGTQKLFQEGSIENTGDAFDVAINGRRGFFPVTLPTGETGYTRHGQWQINSDNELVTAEGFLLQPGITLPAEVQTLTIGQDGQVTVVTAGNTAAQNIGQIQLADFVNPAGLEAIGQNMFLETNASGAPILNNPGEGGTGALLQGSLEGSNVNAVEELVNLITTQRAYEVNSKVISTADEMLSFVTQQL
- the flgF gene encoding flagellar basal-body rod protein FlgF, with the protein product MDKVLYLAMSGARENMRSQHAHSNNLANVNTTGFKTDLAQARAMPVYGEGLPSRVYAMSERPATDIASGVLTPTGRDLDVAIEGDGWFAVINANGEEVYTRSGEFAINEQNQLVTVGGVPVMGNGGIPITLPAFEKLDIGGDGTITVQPLGEGPEALAVVDRIKLVNPEPGTLFKGTDSFMRTGNPVPLPPANDVKVVSGFLETSNVNSVSELTSIISLSRQYEMQVKMMKTAEENSTAAARILQLQ